CATTCTTTCAGATCATGGCTGTGAGCCTGTTGCCATTGATGGTGTTTCAAGCTTTTCGTCAGTTTGCCGAAGGCTTGTCGATGACGCGTCAAGCCATGGTCGTATCAGTAGTGAGCAATCTGGTGAATATAGGACTAAACTACGTGTTGATTTTTGGACATTTTGGTATAGAGCCTATGGGGGTAATCGGTGCGGGAGTAGCAACTTTGCTCTCACGTGTGATGATGGTCTTTGCGATGGGAGGTTTTGTCTTGTGGTATGGCCGATTGGCCAGGTACCGGAGCATTTGGGCACGTATTGGTTTGAAATGGCATACAGTAGGACAGATTTTGAGGATAGGGGTCCCTACGGGGTTGCAGTTTGTATTTGAGATTGGTGCTTTCAGTGCTTCTGCGATCATGATCGGTTGGTTAGGAGCCATCCCTCTTGCTGCACATCAGATTGCACTCAACCTATCAGCAGCGACATATATGACTGCTACGGGGATCTCAGCGGCTGCCTCGATTCGAGTGGGTAATCAATTGGGGAGGAAAGATTATGTGAATCTTCGTACGGCCGGAATGACGTGTTTTTATATGGCTGCCTCGCTGATGGCATGTTTTTCTGTTTTGTTTGTAGCGACACGGACCTTGCTTCCTTCATTGTATGTTGACGATGCGGAGGTGATTCAGTTGGCTTCTGGTTTGTTGATTATTGCAGCCTTTTATCAAATTTCGGATGGGATACAAACTGTGGGGTTGGGTGTATTGCGTGGATTGGGAGAGGTGAAGGTACCTACCATAGTGACATTGATAGCCTATTGGGGAGTAGCGATCCCTATGGGGTATGTGCTCGGGTTTGTGATGGGCTGGGGCTCATCAGGTGTGTGGGTAGGCTTGCTGACTGGGCTCACGCTGGCCGCTGTTGCGCATGTGTATCGTTTTAGGCGCTTGACGAGTCAGTTGATCATCCAAGGTTAGACGTTCTGAATCTTGGCGAGGTATTGGTCGTTTTCGTCAGTCATTATTATTTCGATCTCCATGCCAATCTCGTGGACGATTTGGGTTAGGGTCTCTGGGTCCACATATACCCAATCAAACCATTCGTCTTGTTCAGTCTTGTATTCGTATCGGTAGCGTACTTCTCCCAGATAGCCCT
The DNA window shown above is from Reichenbachiella sp. 5M10 and carries:
- a CDS encoding MATE family efflux transporter, coding for MTLKEHYKKNFVLAYPVMLSQFGHIMVSVADSVMVGQLGAVPLASVSLAVSVFTMFMLFGIGVSFGMTPLIAAADGANDKYLVSRYFKNGLVLNTVLGVLLSGLALASVFVFDHLGQEESVLVGAIPFFQIMAVSLLPLMVFQAFRQFAEGLSMTRQAMVVSVVSNLVNIGLNYVLIFGHFGIEPMGVIGAGVATLLSRVMMVFAMGGFVLWYGRLARYRSIWARIGLKWHTVGQILRIGVPTGLQFVFEIGAFSASAIMIGWLGAIPLAAHQIALNLSAATYMTATGISAAASIRVGNQLGRKDYVNLRTAGMTCFYMAASLMACFSVLFVATRTLLPSLYVDDAEVIQLASGLLIIAAFYQISDGIQTVGLGVLRGLGEVKVPTIVTLIAYWGVAIPMGYVLGFVMGWGSSGVWVGLLTGLTLAAVAHVYRFRRLTSQLIIQG